The following coding sequences lie in one Rutidosis leptorrhynchoides isolate AG116_Rl617_1_P2 chromosome 4, CSIRO_AGI_Rlap_v1, whole genome shotgun sequence genomic window:
- the LOC139841908 gene encoding uncharacterized protein yields MGMKVKHLMLCCKESAQNFLADAFRSIAPKSMQHTFEQPNFLQDMIAMFCADNTDTRTKKATEITTAADKFVQHISNYPIVTLPIVPATLGVYSGLTDPLDFLQRFEGVVSTYNWDEPVACRVFPMVLQGSAREWFHSLQARSIIGFIDLRDKFLLHFQNLLPQKKTNIECHDIKQGNKETLSTLLTRYIYECQKIPSLNEDQKVSGFLHAINPQRHPTLVRRLRRDVPPTFAKVQQETYDYLRGGEDSTITPTCGWGKEKSRRDDNDSFRDGNSDNYRGNGFSRRNGGSGYLRNDRFQGENSRRDRLKFCVFHDDYGHDTNRCRDLVGLIAEAYEQGKLDHLIAQGTTSTANAIMMPAEANAPNVPNVAERKAPAVKNLGVKTVSKKENQRGIQVINVVEVQGEMLVFQISEQIASWKCPSITFPPTNLTTNVDKPVVVSCRIANTGIMIMKVHVDTGSSVDVMYEQCFSKLPADVQALMKPTAISLAGFSGESTWAIGQLELQIELVDDCDESLRRQALLNLYIMRSKMAWFR; encoded by the exons ATGGGAATGAAGGTGAAGCATCTGATGCTGTGTTGCAAGGAAAGTGCTCAAAATTTTTTAGCAGATGCTTTTAGAAGCATTGCGCCTAAATCAATGCAACATACATTTGAGCAACCAAATTTTTTGCAAGATATGATCGCCATGTTTTGTGCAGACAATActgatactcgcacaaaaaaggcCACTGAAATCACCACTGCTGCAGACAAGTTTGTCCAGCATATTTCTAATTATCCAATTGTTACACTGCCTATTGTGCCAGCGACGTTGGGAGTTTATTCAGGGTTAACTGACCCCTTAGACTTTTTGCAGCGATTTGAAGGTGTGGTAAGCACCTATAATTGGGATGAACCGGTTGCGTGCAGAGTATTCCCTATGGTCTTGCAAGGATCCGCTAGGGAGTGGTTTCATAGCCTGCAAGCTCGCAGTATCATTGGTTTCATTGATCTTCGCGATAAATTTTTgttgcattttcagaatcttttaccGCAGAAGAAAACAAATATAGAATGTCATGATATTAAACAAGGAAACAAAGAAACTCTGAGCACGttacttacgcggtacatttaTGAGTGCCAAAAGATACCAAGTTTAAATGAAGACCAAAAAGTTTCtggttttttgcatgctattaacccaCAGCGACATCCAACACTTGTGCGAAGATTGCGAAGAGATGTTCCACCAACTTTTGCTAAGgttcaacaggaaacatatgaCTATCTCCGTGGTGGAGAAGATAGTACTATAACTCCTACATGTGGGTGGGGTAAAGAAAAAAGTCGGCGGGATGACAATGATTCTTTTCGCGATGGCAACAGTGATAATTACCGCGGTAACGGTTTTTCGCGGAGAAATGGCGGCAGTGGTTACCTGCGAAATGATAGGTTTCAAG GGGAGAATAGCAGGCGGGATAGGTTAaagttttgtgttttccatgatgactatggtcatgacaccaatcgctgTAGAGATTTAGTGGGACTGATCGCGGAGGCTTATgagcaaggcaagctggaccatttaatcgcgCAGGGTACTACAAGTACTGCGAATGCGATTATGATGCCTGCAGAAGCTAATGCTCCAAACGTACCAAATGTGGCTGAGAGGAAGGCTCCTGCGGTGAAAAATTTGGGAGTAAAAACAGTAAGtaagaaagaaaatcagcgcggaattCAGGTCATTAACGTGGTAGAGGTGCAGGGCGAAATGTTGGTATTTCAAATATCTGAACAGATTGCAAGCTGGAAATGTCCTTCTATTACTTTTCCTCCTACAAATCTGACTACGAATGTAGACAAACCAGTGGTGGTTTCATGTCGCATTGCAAATACTGGTATAATGATTATGAAGGTTCATGTGGATACTGGTAGTAGTGTAGATGTTATGTACGAACAATGTTTTAGCAAACTGCCCGCAGATGTtcaggctttgatgaaacctactgcgattTCACTTGCAGGATTTTCAGGAGAGTCAACTTGGGCTATTGGTCAATTGGAGTTGCAAATTGAGCTAGTTGATGATTGCGATGAGTCGTTAAGGCGACAAGCTTTATTGAATCTTTATATAATGCGAA GTAAAATGGCATGGTTTCGCTAA